In the Chromatiaceae bacterium genome, one interval contains:
- a CDS encoding PEP-CTERM sorting domain-containing protein, producing MAQIVLAISHSRQNAEKTNFRRRITMGPLKVFIAAAALSVPMQALAIPALTSFSGGINATSGSDQLYGWVFDVNSAVNVTALGAFDDDLDGMAVSHDIGIFRVSDQTLVASTTLGAGTGGFLDGDFRYGTLSSDVLLSVGRYQILMTMPSGNADLQSITNTVVSTAAEIDYVTSAFDEGSSLHYVTSWGAFAEGMFGPNFQFDAAVPEPMTLALMGLGLAGIGYKQRRDKKAA from the coding sequence ATGGCACAAATCGTGCTCGCCATCTCTCATTCCCGACAAAACGCAGAAAAAACAAATTTCCGGAGGCGAATAACGATGGGTCCACTGAAGGTTTTTATTGCTGCCGCAGCGCTAAGTGTGCCAATGCAGGCATTGGCAATTCCTGCTCTGACCAGTTTTAGTGGCGGCATCAACGCGACGTCTGGCAGTGACCAACTCTACGGCTGGGTATTTGATGTCAATTCGGCCGTAAACGTCACAGCACTTGGTGCTTTTGACGATGACCTCGACGGTATGGCTGTCAGTCATGATATCGGGATCTTTCGTGTCTCCGACCAGACCCTGGTCGCTTCGACTACGCTCGGTGCCGGAACAGGCGGGTTTCTTGACGGCGACTTCCGATACGGGACGCTGTCGAGCGACGTCCTGTTGTCGGTTGGGCGTTACCAGATACTGATGACCATGCCGAGCGGAAATGCCGACCTCCAGTCCATCACCAACACCGTGGTCTCTACTGCTGCAGAGATCGACTACGTGACCAGTGCGTTCGACGAGGGCAGCTCCCTCCACTACGTCACAAGCTGGGGTGCGTTTGCAGAAGGCATGTTTGGGCCGAATTTCCAGTTCGACGCGGCGGTTCCCGAGCCCATGACCTTGGCATTGATGGGCTTAGGCCTTGCCGGTATCGGGTATAAGCAGCGTCGCGACAAGAAAGCTGCATAG
- the rpoH gene encoding RNA polymerase sigma factor RpoH, with protein sequence MTKQLAIPMTLPTGNMEAYIGAAFQLPMLTAEEEHDLAVRLRDRNDLGAARALVMSHLRFVVRIARGYSGYGLPQNDLIQEGTVGLMKAVRRFDPDMGVRLVSFAVHWIKAEIHEYILRNWRIVKVATTKAQRKLFFNLRSAKKRLGWFSRQEVEEVAEDLGVKPETVLEMESRLSNYDVSFDGADADEDDAPGVAPAAYLPDLRHEPSRMLEQADSARSERDGLYDALDALDQRSRDILQRRWLNESKETLHELADEYGVSAERIRQIEAAAMKKLRSALAA encoded by the coding sequence ATGACCAAACAGCTTGCCATTCCGATGACCCTGCCGACCGGCAATATGGAGGCGTACATCGGCGCTGCGTTCCAGCTGCCGATGCTCACCGCCGAGGAGGAGCACGATCTCGCGGTACGCCTGCGCGATCGCAACGACCTCGGAGCGGCGCGTGCACTGGTGATGTCTCACCTGCGCTTCGTCGTGCGCATTGCGCGGGGTTACAGCGGTTACGGCCTGCCGCAGAACGACCTGATCCAGGAGGGCACGGTCGGTCTGATGAAGGCGGTCCGCCGTTTCGACCCGGACATGGGTGTGCGCCTGGTCTCTTTCGCGGTGCACTGGATCAAGGCCGAGATCCACGAGTACATCCTGCGCAACTGGCGGATCGTCAAGGTCGCGACCACCAAGGCGCAGCGCAAACTGTTTTTCAATCTGCGCAGTGCGAAGAAGCGCCTCGGCTGGTTTTCCCGCCAGGAGGTCGAGGAGGTCGCCGAAGATCTCGGCGTGAAGCCCGAGACCGTGCTGGAGATGGAGTCGCGCCTGTCGAACTACGACGTGTCTTTCGATGGCGCCGATGCCGACGAGGACGATGCGCCGGGTGTCGCACCGGCGGCTTATCTGCCTGACCTGCGCCACGAACCGTCGCGCATGCTTGAGCAGGCCGACAGTGCCCGGTCCGAACGCGACGGCCTGTACGACGCACTGGATGCGCTCGATCAGCGCAGCCGCGACATCCTGCAGCGTCGCTGGCTCAATGAGAGCAAGGAGACACTGCACGAACTGGCCGACGAGTACGGCGTATCCGCCGAGCGGATCCGTCAGATCGAGGCCGCGGCGATGAAGAAGCTGCGCAGCGCACTGGCCGCCTGA
- the ccoS gene encoding cbb3-type cytochrome oxidase assembly protein CcoS: protein MTILYLLIPLAVGLMIVAVGFFLWTVRTGQYDDLEGPAHRILMDDDDPMIPGKRQPPAAKPDADSTEPEDSADRRE, encoded by the coding sequence ATGACCATTCTCTACCTGCTTATCCCGCTCGCCGTCGGCCTGATGATCGTCGCGGTCGGATTCTTCCTGTGGACGGTGCGCACCGGTCAGTACGATGACCTCGAGGGACCCGCGCACCGTATCCTGATGGACGATGACGATCCGATGATTCCGGGCAAACGCCAGCCCCCTGCGGCCAAACCGGATGCCGACAGCACCGAGCCCGAGGATTCCGCCGACCGCCGGGAGTGA
- a CDS encoding twin transmembrane helix small protein, protein MWIKVIIVVVFVGIIASLASGLYYLVNDRGDSRRTLRALTWRIGLSIGLFAFLMLLIATGVIEPHGIMPGR, encoded by the coding sequence GTGTGGATCAAGGTCATCATCGTTGTCGTCTTCGTCGGAATCATCGCCAGTCTCGCATCGGGGCTCTACTACCTGGTGAACGATCGCGGCGATTCACGCCGGACGCTGCGAGCACTGACATGGCGCATCGGCCTGTCGATCGGCCTGTTCGCGTTCCTTATGCTGCTGATTGCAACCGGGGTGATCGAACCCCACGGCATCATGCCAGGGAGATAG
- a CDS encoding succinate dehydrogenase cytochrome b subunit — translation MNRLIRLFRTSIGRKLVVAATGTLLVGFLFVHAAGNLLILKGPDALNGYADWLQGHPLLWGFRLALLALFLAHVLTALRLARENRAARPLRYRYIARLGTRLPGRLMVVSGGLLIVFVAFHLLHLTLHAVGPRVEPLYDAAGRVDVYGMVVTAFSDPLTAGLYLFAMALLGLHLVHAIEGLFQTLGFNHDSYQGLIRVLAPTLTLLVVGGFAAIPVLVLAGAFTGGG, via the coding sequence GTGAATCGACTGATTCGGCTGTTTCGCACCTCGATCGGTCGCAAGCTCGTCGTGGCCGCGACGGGCACCCTGTTGGTCGGTTTCCTGTTCGTGCATGCCGCGGGCAATCTGTTGATCCTCAAGGGACCCGATGCCCTGAATGGTTACGCCGACTGGCTGCAAGGGCATCCGCTGTTGTGGGGTTTCCGTCTCGCACTGCTCGCGTTGTTCCTCGCCCACGTGCTGACAGCGTTGCGCCTGGCGCGCGAGAACCGTGCGGCCCGGCCGCTGCGCTATCGGTATATCGCGCGTCTCGGCACCCGTCTGCCTGGACGCCTGATGGTGGTCAGTGGCGGCCTGTTGATCGTCTTCGTGGCCTTTCATCTGCTGCACCTGACGCTGCACGCGGTCGGTCCACGGGTCGAGCCGCTGTACGACGCGGCCGGGCGGGTAGACGTCTATGGGATGGTGGTCACCGCGTTTAGCGATCCGCTCACCGCAGGGCTCTATCTGTTCGCGATGGCCCTGCTAGGTCTGCACCTGGTACATGCGATCGAGGGGCTGTTCCAGACCCTGGGATTCAACCATGACAGCTACCAGGGCCTGATCCGGGTCCTGGCGCCCACGCTGACGCTGTTGGTTGTCGGCGGATTCGCGGCGATCCCCGTGCTGGTGCTTGCCGGCGCCTTCACTGGAGGCGGCTGA
- a CDS encoding COX15/CtaA family protein, producing MAYRRFVIFTCLLAFAVILLGAYTRLADAGLGCPDWPGCYGHLTVPASEEHVADKRYLEQRALEPEKGWKEMIHRYFAGTLGLCILTITVWSWARRRYDARQPVWLPTALLALVVFQAALGMWTVTLLLKPIVVMGHLLGGFATFALLALLAMRAGSRPPPVGRGGWRLAAGLGLLILVAQIALGGWTSSNYAALACLDFPTCHGSWLPAMDFREAFVMWRGLGVNYEYGVLDHPARTAIHFSHRVGALITFLYLAWLALGILRSRTSLTGAALLVGGLLIVQVGLGIGNVLLHLPLEVATAHNGVAALLLLSMVYLNFRLWQRQY from the coding sequence ATGGCATACCGGCGATTCGTAATCTTCACCTGCCTGCTCGCGTTTGCAGTGATCCTGCTCGGCGCCTACACGCGACTCGCCGATGCCGGACTCGGGTGTCCGGATTGGCCGGGTTGCTACGGTCACCTGACCGTGCCGGCCAGCGAAGAACACGTTGCCGACAAACGCTACCTCGAGCAACGCGCGCTGGAGCCGGAGAAGGGCTGGAAGGAGATGATCCACCGCTACTTCGCCGGCACGCTCGGTCTGTGCATCCTGACGATCACCGTCTGGTCCTGGGCGCGCCGTCGGTACGATGCGCGTCAGCCGGTCTGGCTACCGACAGCCCTGCTCGCGCTGGTGGTGTTTCAGGCCGCACTGGGGATGTGGACGGTGACCCTGCTGCTCAAGCCGATCGTGGTGATGGGGCATCTGCTCGGCGGCTTCGCGACCTTCGCGCTGCTGGCCCTGCTGGCGATGCGTGCCGGCAGCCGTCCGCCGCCGGTCGGGAGGGGCGGTTGGCGCCTCGCTGCAGGCCTGGGATTGCTGATCCTGGTGGCGCAGATCGCGCTCGGTGGCTGGACGAGTTCCAACTATGCCGCGTTGGCCTGTCTCGATTTTCCGACCTGCCACGGCAGCTGGCTGCCGGCGATGGATTTCCGCGAGGCGTTCGTGATGTGGCGCGGTCTCGGCGTGAACTACGAGTACGGGGTGCTGGATCATCCGGCCCGGACAGCGATTCATTTTTCGCATCGCGTCGGCGCGCTGATCACTTTCCTGTACCTTGCCTGGCTCGCATTGGGTATCCTGCGCAGCCGTACCTCCCTGACCGGCGCGGCCCTGCTGGTCGGTGGACTGCTGATCGTCCAGGTCGGTTTGGGTATCGGCAATGTGCTGCTGCACCTGCCGCTCGAGGTTGCGACCGCCCACAACGGTGTCGCCGCCTTGCTGCTTCTTTCAATGGTCTATCTGAATTTTCGATTATGGCAACGACAGTACTGA
- a CDS encoding protoheme IX farnesyltransferase, producing the protein MATTVLNSARPAWKDYLQLCKPNVVALIVFTAVVGMLLAAPGMVPLDALVFGTLGIGLAAASAAAINHVVDQKIDAVMGRTSGRPLPKGAVSSRDALVFALIIGAIAMATLALLVNALTAWLTFLSLIGYAVIYTMYLKRATPQNIVIGGAAGAAPPVLGWAAVTGSVDPGALLLFLIIFTWTPPHFWALAIHREEEYRKVDMPMLPVTHGSDFTRLQILLYTVLLLVVTLLPYGYGMSGGLYLGGAIVLGLGFLYYAVRLYRNDDNRMPMRTFGYSIIYLMALFALLLTDHYVPHLVALAG; encoded by the coding sequence ATGGCAACGACAGTACTGAATTCCGCACGCCCGGCCTGGAAAGACTATCTCCAGCTGTGTAAACCCAACGTCGTGGCGTTGATCGTATTCACCGCCGTGGTCGGCATGCTGCTGGCGGCACCGGGCATGGTGCCGCTGGATGCCCTGGTGTTCGGTACCCTGGGAATCGGCCTGGCGGCGGCCTCGGCGGCCGCTATCAACCACGTCGTCGACCAGAAGATCGACGCGGTGATGGGACGTACCAGCGGCCGGCCTTTGCCGAAAGGTGCGGTCAGCAGTCGCGATGCCTTGGTTTTCGCCCTGATCATCGGCGCGATCGCGATGGCGACGCTGGCGCTGTTGGTGAATGCGCTGACGGCCTGGCTGACGTTCCTCTCGCTGATCGGTTACGCGGTGATCTACACCATGTACCTGAAGCGGGCGACACCCCAGAACATCGTGATCGGCGGTGCGGCGGGTGCGGCGCCCCCGGTGCTCGGCTGGGCGGCCGTGACCGGGAGCGTGGATCCCGGGGCGCTGTTGCTGTTCCTGATCATCTTCACCTGGACGCCGCCGCACTTCTGGGCGCTTGCGATCCATCGCGAGGAGGAATACCGCAAGGTCGACATGCCGATGTTGCCGGTCACCCATGGCAGTGACTTCACGCGCCTGCAGATCCTGCTGTACACGGTGTTGTTGCTGGTGGTGACCCTGCTGCCCTACGGATACGGTATGAGCGGCGGACTCTACCTCGGTGGGGCCATCGTGCTTGGCCTGGGATTCCTGTACTACGCAGTGCGCCTGTACCGCAACGACGACAACCGCATGCCGATGCGCACCTTCGGCTACTCGATCATCTATCTGATGGCGCTGTTCGCCCTGCTGTTGACCGACCACTACGTGCCGCACCTGGTCGCGCTGGCCGGTTAG
- a CDS encoding heavy metal translocating P-type ATPase: MSDSDTCFHCGLPIPKGADYRVEIDGRARAMCCHGCQAVAQAIVDGGLTSFYRHRETPSRKAEDLVPEALRRMELYDQPALQQSFVHADAGMERSASLILEGITCAACVWLNERHVNALPGVLEFSVNYSTHRARVRWDEGRIHLSDILKAISEIGYIAHPFDPGRQEAVYKKEKSKALRRLAVAGLGAMQVMMLAIAMYAGEGGDMDPGLRVFMRWVSLLLTLPVVTYAASGFFVTAWRDLKRLQLSMEVPVSLAIGGAFAASVWSTVFNGAEVYFDSVCMFAFFLLTSRYLEMGARHRAGEAAEELVKLLPATATRIEADGERVVAVSELAPGDLVLVRPGETVPADGVVHQGRSSVDESLLTGESLPRPRAIGDELVGGSVNVESPLQLRVQKVGEDTLVSAIVRLLDRAQTEKPHIARLADRVAAWFVGALLLVALVVAAWWGVHAPEHAFAITLSVLVVTCPCALSLATPTAVTAASGALTRLGLLTTRGHALETLAQVSHVLFDKTGTLTRGILQLGESEVLSGRADLERCLALAAALESGSEHPVGKALAAHAGRALQVSELSALPGEGMQGEIDGDVYRIGNPAYAAALSGQVPPVPDPADHATQVFLGDRQGLLARFALRDELRSDAVAAITRLRDLGVTVEILSGDAAGAVRRIADALGLEQARSGLRPDDKLARVRALQAEGHRVAMVGDGVNDAPVLAGADVSLAMGQGAQLAHASADMVVLSEHLGVLPQALSKARATRRVIKQNLGWAILYNTAAVPLAAAGFVAPWMAAIGMSASSLVVVFNALRLKRTND, encoded by the coding sequence TTGAGCGACAGCGATACCTGTTTTCACTGCGGTCTGCCGATCCCCAAGGGAGCCGACTATCGCGTGGAGATCGATGGCCGGGCCCGCGCGATGTGTTGCCATGGCTGCCAGGCGGTTGCCCAGGCGATCGTGGACGGAGGGCTGACGTCGTTCTACCGCCACCGCGAGACACCCTCGCGCAAGGCCGAGGACCTGGTGCCCGAGGCACTGCGGCGCATGGAGCTGTACGATCAGCCGGCGCTGCAGCAGAGTTTCGTGCACGCCGATGCGGGCATGGAGCGCAGCGCCTCGCTGATCCTCGAGGGGATCACCTGCGCCGCCTGTGTCTGGTTGAACGAGCGCCACGTGAATGCCTTGCCGGGAGTGCTGGAGTTCTCCGTCAACTACAGCACCCACAGGGCGCGGGTGCGCTGGGACGAAGGCCGCATCCACCTTTCCGACATCCTCAAGGCGATCAGCGAGATCGGCTACATCGCCCATCCGTTCGACCCGGGCCGCCAGGAGGCGGTGTACAAGAAGGAGAAGTCGAAGGCGCTGCGCCGTCTCGCGGTCGCCGGGCTCGGTGCGATGCAGGTGATGATGCTGGCGATCGCGATGTACGCCGGCGAAGGCGGCGACATGGATCCCGGCCTGCGCGTGTTCATGCGCTGGGTGAGCCTGCTGCTGACGCTGCCCGTGGTGACCTATGCGGCGAGCGGCTTTTTCGTCACCGCCTGGCGCGACCTGAAACGTCTCCAGCTGAGCATGGAGGTGCCGGTCTCGCTGGCGATCGGTGGTGCCTTTGCGGCCAGCGTCTGGTCCACGGTATTCAACGGCGCCGAGGTGTATTTCGACTCGGTCTGCATGTTCGCGTTCTTCCTGTTGACCAGCCGCTACCTGGAGATGGGCGCCCGCCACCGCGCCGGTGAAGCGGCCGAGGAGCTGGTCAAGTTGCTGCCGGCGACCGCGACCCGGATCGAGGCCGACGGTGAGCGGGTGGTCGCGGTATCCGAACTCGCACCGGGCGACCTCGTTCTGGTGCGGCCCGGCGAGACGGTGCCGGCGGACGGCGTGGTGCATCAGGGGCGCAGCTCGGTCGACGAATCGCTGTTGACCGGCGAGAGCCTGCCGCGGCCGCGCGCGATCGGTGACGAACTGGTGGGCGGCAGCGTGAATGTCGAGAGCCCGCTGCAGCTGCGCGTGCAGAAGGTCGGCGAGGACACCCTGGTGTCGGCGATCGTGCGCCTGCTCGATCGCGCACAGACGGAAAAACCGCATATCGCGCGTCTGGCCGATCGGGTCGCCGCCTGGTTCGTCGGTGCGCTGTTGCTGGTCGCGCTCGTGGTCGCCGCGTGGTGGGGCGTACATGCGCCCGAGCATGCGTTCGCGATCACGCTGTCGGTACTCGTCGTCACCTGCCCCTGTGCGCTGTCGCTGGCCACGCCGACCGCCGTCACGGCGGCCTCGGGTGCGCTGACCCGGCTCGGTCTGCTGACCACGCGTGGGCATGCGCTGGAGACACTGGCCCAGGTCAGCCATGTGCTGTTCGACAAGACCGGCACCCTGACCCGCGGGATCCTTCAGCTCGGCGAGAGCGAGGTGCTGAGCGGGCGCGCCGATCTGGAGCGCTGTCTGGCGCTCGCGGCGGCCCTGGAGAGCGGTTCGGAACACCCGGTCGGCAAGGCGCTGGCCGCGCACGCCGGACGTGCACTGCAGGTGTCCGAACTGAGTGCATTGCCCGGTGAAGGCATGCAGGGCGAGATCGACGGCGACGTCTACCGAATCGGCAACCCGGCCTATGCGGCGGCGCTCAGTGGCCAGGTGCCGCCCGTGCCCGACCCCGCGGACCATGCGACCCAGGTATTTCTTGGTGACCGACAGGGCCTGCTGGCGCGATTCGCGCTGCGCGACGAATTGCGTAGCGATGCAGTGGCCGCGATTACCCGACTACGCGATCTGGGCGTGACAGTCGAGATACTCAGTGGGGATGCCGCCGGTGCGGTGCGGCGGATCGCCGATGCCCTCGGACTGGAACAGGCGCGTTCCGGTTTGCGCCCGGACGACAAGCTGGCGCGCGTGCGTGCGCTGCAGGCCGAGGGGCATCGCGTCGCGATGGTCGGCGATGGCGTCAACGACGCACCGGTCCTTGCCGGTGCGGACGTGTCGCTCGCGATGGGGCAGGGGGCGCAGTTGGCCCATGCGAGCGCGGACATGGTGGTTCTGTCCGAGCACCTGGGCGTGCTGCCACAGGCCTTGAGCAAGGCACGCGCAACGCGCCGCGTGATCAAACAGAATCTGGGTTGGGCGATCTTGTATAATACCGCCGCGGTGCCATTGGCGGCCGCCGGTTTCGTGGCCCCGTGGATGGCGGCCATCGGGATGTCGGCGAGTTCGCTGGTCGTCGTGTTCAACGCCCTCCGCCTGAAGCGCACCAACGATTGA
- a CDS encoding fumarate reductase/succinate dehydrogenase flavoprotein subunit, whose protein sequence is MDAPTLDPRIPDGPLAGKWQRYRAEARMVSPANKRRYRIIVVGTGLAGASAAASLAELGYRVDAFTFHDSPRRAHSVAAQGGINAAKNYRNDGDSTERLFRDTIKGGDYRSREANVYRLAEISNQIIDHCVAQGIPFARDYAGYLDNRSFGGAQVSRTFYARGQTGQQLLLGAYGALSRQVQAGQVRLHTRSEMLDLVVDNGRAIGIVTRRLTDGRIERHAADAVVLATGGYSNIFYLSTNALASNVTATYRAYRRGAWFANPSFTQIHPTCIPAVVDHQSKLTLMSESLRNDGRIWVPAAVHDTRPPASIPEAERDYYVERMYPAYGNLSPRDISSRAAKAVCEQGRGVGATGRGVYLDFGEAIARLGRRVITDRYGNLFEMYQRITGEDPWQTPMRIYPAAHYTMGGLWVDYGLMTTLPGLFAIGEANFSDHGANRLGASALMQGLADGYFILPQTIGHYLADRAPGPPGTDTAPFAAAQAAVEAQIERLVAIGGRTPIETIHRRLGELLWEHCGMARSRAGLERALGEIPALRDEFWSSICVCGGSDEFNVVLERAGRVADYLEFAEVMVRDALAREESCGAHFRIEYQTGDGEARRDDVRFAHVAAWGFAGDDTAPQRATEPLHFEHLQLAERNYR, encoded by the coding sequence ATGGACGCCCCGACGCTCGACCCCCGCATCCCGGACGGGCCGCTCGCCGGCAAGTGGCAGCGCTACCGCGCCGAGGCCCGCATGGTCAGCCCGGCCAACAAGCGTCGCTACCGGATCATCGTCGTGGGCACCGGGCTGGCCGGTGCGTCGGCCGCGGCGAGCCTCGCCGAACTCGGTTACCGGGTCGACGCCTTTACCTTCCACGACAGTCCGCGTCGCGCCCACTCGGTCGCCGCGCAGGGCGGCATCAACGCGGCCAAGAACTACCGCAACGACGGCGACAGCACCGAGCGCCTGTTTCGCGACACCATCAAGGGCGGGGATTACCGCTCGCGCGAGGCCAACGTCTATCGCCTCGCCGAGATCAGCAACCAGATCATCGACCACTGTGTCGCCCAGGGCATCCCGTTCGCGCGTGACTACGCCGGCTACCTCGACAACCGCTCGTTCGGTGGCGCCCAGGTCTCGCGCACCTTCTATGCGCGCGGCCAGACCGGTCAGCAGCTGCTGCTCGGCGCCTACGGCGCACTGAGCCGTCAGGTGCAGGCCGGCCAGGTCCGCCTGCACACCCGCAGCGAGATGCTTGACCTGGTGGTCGACAACGGGCGTGCCATCGGCATCGTCACCCGCCGGCTCACCGACGGGCGCATCGAACGCCACGCGGCGGACGCCGTGGTGCTGGCGACCGGCGGCTACAGCAACATTTTCTATCTCTCGACCAACGCGTTGGCGAGCAACGTCACCGCGACCTACCGGGCCTACCGGCGCGGCGCCTGGTTCGCCAACCCGTCGTTCACGCAGATCCACCCGACCTGCATCCCGGCGGTCGTCGATCACCAGTCGAAGCTGACGCTGATGTCGGAATCGCTGCGCAACGACGGTCGCATCTGGGTGCCGGCCGCGGTACACGACACGCGTCCTCCGGCGTCGATCCCCGAGGCCGAGCGCGACTACTACGTGGAACGGATGTATCCCGCATACGGCAACCTGAGCCCGCGCGACATCTCGTCGCGCGCCGCGAAGGCGGTCTGCGAACAGGGGCGCGGGGTCGGTGCGACCGGGCGGGGCGTCTACCTCGACTTCGGCGAGGCCATCGCACGCCTCGGGCGGCGCGTGATCACAGACCGTTACGGCAACCTGTTCGAGATGTACCAGCGCATCACCGGCGAAGACCCGTGGCAGACCCCGATGCGAATCTACCCGGCCGCGCACTACACGATGGGCGGCTTGTGGGTCGACTACGGCCTGATGACGACGCTGCCCGGACTGTTCGCGATCGGCGAGGCCAACTTCTCCGACCACGGGGCGAACCGGCTCGGCGCGAGCGCCCTGATGCAGGGTCTCGCCGACGGCTATTTCATCCTGCCGCAGACCATCGGCCACTACCTGGCCGATCGGGCGCCGGGGCCGCCCGGCACCGACACGGCGCCGTTTGCGGCGGCCCAGGCCGCGGTCGAGGCACAAATCGAACGCCTGGTCGCGATCGGTGGGCGCACGCCGATCGAGACGATCCACCGCCGCCTCGGCGAGCTCTTGTGGGAGCACTGCGGCATGGCGCGCAGCCGCGCCGGGCTGGAGCGCGCGCTCGGCGAGATCCCGGCGCTGCGTGACGAGTTCTGGTCGAGCATCTGCGTCTGCGGTGGCAGCGATGAGTTCAACGTGGTCCTGGAGCGGGCCGGGCGGGTCGCCGACTACCTCGAGTTCGCCGAGGTCATGGTGCGTGACGCGCTGGCCCGCGAGGAATCCTGCGGTGCGCACTTCCGCATCGAATACCAGACCGGCGACGGCGAGGCGCGGCGCGACGACGTGCGTTTCGCGCATGTCGCCGCCTGGGGCTTCGCCGGTGACGACACCGCGCCGCAACGCGCCACCGAGCCGCTGCACTTCGAACACCTGCAGCTGGCGGAGAGGAATTACCGCTGA
- a CDS encoding succinate dehydrogenase/fumarate reductase iron-sulfur subunit, with amino-acid sequence MEFMLHIWRQHGAADPGGFVTYRVHDISPDLSFLEMLDVLNQGLIGQGEPPIAFDHDCREGICGSCAMVINGDPHGPLPGTTTCQLYMRHFVDGSEITVEPWRARAFPVLRDLIVDRAALDRVIQAGGYVSVNTGSAPDAHALTIAKQAADAAFEAAACIGCGACVAACPNGSAMLFTAAKVVQLALLPQGRPERVRRVIGMVEAMDDAGFGNCSNHYACAEACPKQIPVRFIAQLNREFLTAALTSREFVELAGPHEHEE; translated from the coding sequence ATGGAGTTCATGCTGCACATCTGGCGACAACACGGCGCGGCCGATCCAGGTGGCTTTGTTACCTACCGGGTGCATGACATCAGTCCGGACCTGTCGTTCCTGGAGATGCTCGACGTGTTGAACCAGGGCCTGATCGGTCAGGGCGAACCGCCGATCGCGTTCGACCACGACTGTCGCGAGGGGATCTGTGGCTCCTGTGCGATGGTGATCAACGGCGATCCACACGGGCCGCTGCCGGGCACGACTACCTGCCAGTTGTACATGCGCCATTTCGTCGACGGCAGCGAGATCACCGTCGAACCCTGGCGGGCGCGTGCCTTCCCGGTGCTGCGCGACCTGATCGTCGATCGCGCCGCGCTCGATCGCGTTATCCAGGCCGGCGGCTATGTCTCGGTGAACACCGGCTCGGCGCCGGATGCGCATGCGCTGACGATCGCCAAGCAGGCCGCCGACGCGGCGTTCGAGGCCGCCGCCTGCATCGGTTGCGGGGCCTGTGTCGCCGCCTGTCCGAACGGCTCCGCGATGCTGTTCACCGCGGCCAAGGTCGTGCAGCTGGCACTGCTGCCGCAGGGCAGACCGGAGCGTGTGCGACGGGTGATCGGCATGGTCGAGGCGATGGACGATGCCGGATTCGGCAACTGCAGCAATCACTACGCCTGCGCCGAGGCCTGCCCGAAGCAAATCCCGGTGCGCTTCATCGCGCAGCTGAACCGCGAGTTCCTCACCGCGGCACTGACCAGCCGCGAGTTCGTCGAGTTGGCCGGCCCGCACGAGCACGAGGAGTGA
- a CDS encoding SURF1 family protein, with translation MRIPPIDIGHYRFAPALWPSVAFVVIFPILLGLGYWQTQRAYDKQALLEQRAAGELAAPLQLHSSMTLAGQDRYRLARVRGRFVPEQQWLLDNRVFAGQPGYHVFTPFQIDGEEAPGLLVNRGWIAVGASREFLPALPVTEGTVTLTGRLDSPASVGLVLGEVPLHSVADKVLVQSLDVSALAEARGMRLLRYTLVIDEGQPGGLQYDWTPIPDIGPEKHIGYAVQWFGLATALLIIYVGVNTRRRGDDGGKHVNA, from the coding sequence ATGCGAATTCCGCCCATCGACATTGGACACTACCGCTTCGCTCCGGCGCTTTGGCCGAGTGTCGCTTTTGTCGTGATATTCCCGATCCTTCTGGGGCTCGGCTACTGGCAGACGCAACGCGCCTACGACAAGCAGGCTTTGCTCGAGCAGCGTGCCGCGGGAGAACTCGCCGCGCCGTTGCAGTTGCACTCGTCGATGACGCTGGCTGGGCAGGACCGCTACCGTCTTGCGCGGGTACGTGGCCGTTTCGTGCCCGAACAACAATGGCTGCTGGACAACCGCGTGTTCGCCGGCCAGCCGGGTTACCACGTGTTCACGCCGTTCCAGATCGATGGCGAAGAGGCCCCGGGTTTGCTGGTGAACCGCGGCTGGATCGCCGTCGGTGCCTCGCGCGAGTTCCTGCCCGCATTGCCGGTGACCGAAGGCACCGTGACCCTGACCGGTCGTCTGGATTCACCCGCCTCGGTCGGCCTGGTCTTGGGCGAGGTGCCGCTGCACAGCGTCGCCGACAAGGTGCTGGTCCAGTCGCTGGATGTCTCCGCGTTGGCCGAGGCGCGCGGTATGCGGCTGCTGCGCTACACCCTGGTGATCGATGAGGGCCAGCCGGGTGGCCTGCAGTACGACTGGACCCCGATACCCGATATCGGACCGGAAAAGCACATCGGCTACGCGGTGCAATGGTTCGGTCTCGCGACGGCGCTGCTGATCATCTACGTCGGTGTAAATACGCGGCGCCGCGGCGACGACGGGGGCAAACATGTCAACGCCTGA